A section of the Selenomonadales bacterium genome encodes:
- a CDS encoding IreB family regulatory phosphoprotein: MPNIDETMMFRKPDKEINVAARVIHSACQAMEEKGYDPISQFVGYLLSGDPTYITSHDGARSKVRSLERDELLEELVRAYIKK; this comes from the coding sequence ATGCCCAATATTGACGAAACGATGATGTTTCGAAAACCCGACAAAGAGATCAATGTAGCGGCGCGTGTTATTCATAGTGCGTGTCAAGCGATGGAGGAAAAAGGATACGATCCAATCAGTCAGTTCGTTGGGTACTTATTGTCCGGCGATCCTACTTATATTACCAGCCATGACGGCGCGAGAAGCAAAGTGCGCAGTTTGGAACGCGATGAGCTCTTGGAGGAACTTGTTCGCGCATATATTAAAAAGTAG
- the ruvX gene encoding Holliday junction resolvase RuvX produces the protein MRVLGLDVGDRTIGVAVSDALKMTAQGVETIRRKTLELDLVRLQEIIAEYEVSTIVVGYPKNMNGTIGPRGEFTKAFCAELEKVVPDITIRLWDERLSTVAAQKSLIAADVSRAKRKKVIDKMAAVFILQGYLDSI, from the coding sequence ATGAGAGTACTTGGATTAGATGTTGGTGATCGCACGATCGGTGTGGCTGTCAGCGATGCCCTGAAGATGACGGCGCAAGGTGTCGAAACGATTCGACGCAAAACGCTTGAACTTGATCTGGTGCGTCTTCAGGAGATCATTGCCGAATATGAGGTCAGCACGATCGTTGTCGGTTATCCGAAAAATATGAATGGTACAATTGGTCCGCGAGGTGAGTTTACCAAAGCATTCTGTGCGGAACTCGAAAAAGTCGTACCGGATATTACGATCCGCCTTTGGGATGAACGGTTATCGACAGTCGCTGCACAAAAATCTTTGATCGCGGCAGATGTTAGCCGTGCCAAACGAAAAAAAGTTATCGACAAGATGGCGGCAGTCTTTATTTTGCAAGGCTATCTCGACAGCATTTGA
- a CDS encoding DUF1292 domain-containing protein, which yields MADEKNLVQEQEDGDLVVIMTDEEGNEFYYREEVMIPIGNKKFAILVSIEEEDTCNCGCHAEVNNDVFVARIDVDEDGEEVYVDPTDEEFDMVCEEYNKIIAEEAE from the coding sequence ATGGCAGACGAAAAAAACTTGGTACAAGAACAAGAAGACGGCGATTTAGTCGTTATTATGACAGATGAAGAAGGCAACGAATTTTATTACAGAGAAGAAGTTATGATTCCGATCGGCAATAAAAAATTCGCTATTCTCGTATCTATCGAAGAAGAAGATACTTGCAATTGCGGTTGCCATGCAGAAGTAAACAACGATGTATTCGTAGCACGTATCGACGTTGACGAAGACGGTGAAGAAGTATACGTTGACCCGACGGATGAAGAATTCGATATGGTTTGCGAAGAATACAACAAAATCATCGCAGAAGAAGCTGAATAA
- the mltG gene encoding endolytic transglycosylase MltG — protein MNKVLRYILIVLVILLVVMGVFVYSMTRPVANTGSDTVYLKINQGMNANDIAMLLEEKRLIHSATAFRVWAKLTQLDSKLEAGEYLIRTDMSMFEVASSLNGHGAVLSNRITIPEGYTIRQIAELLEKHGKNGDEFKRLAENYEPYDYMKPTSNFARKYSAEGFIYPDTYEFSPEHTEEEILTMLVKHFDNKLTPEVRAQIGKTGLSVGEVVILASIVEREARYDEERPVIARVFLNRMKKGMPLQSCATVQYILDKVRPVLTIKDTKVSSPYNTYLHAGLPPGPIGCIGDKSLQAVLNPDDNDYLYFVADKDGHHHFGRTYTDHMNNIERIERE, from the coding sequence ATGAATAAAGTACTTCGATATATTTTGATCGTACTGGTGATTTTGCTTGTCGTTATGGGCGTATTTGTTTATTCTATGACGCGACCTGTTGCCAATACAGGCAGTGATACGGTTTATTTGAAGATCAATCAAGGTATGAATGCCAATGATATCGCGATGTTGTTGGAAGAAAAAAGACTCATCCATAGTGCAACGGCATTTCGTGTTTGGGCTAAGTTGACGCAGCTTGACAGTAAGTTGGAAGCAGGAGAATATCTGATACGTACCGATATGTCGATGTTTGAAGTAGCTTCATCGCTAAATGGACATGGTGCGGTGTTATCAAATCGTATTACGATTCCCGAAGGATATACGATCAGACAGATCGCGGAGCTTCTTGAAAAGCACGGCAAAAACGGAGATGAGTTTAAGCGACTTGCTGAAAACTATGAACCGTATGACTACATGAAACCGACGAGCAATTTTGCACGTAAGTATTCTGCGGAAGGATTCATTTATCCCGACACGTATGAATTTTCACCTGAGCATACAGAAGAAGAGATACTTACAATGCTTGTGAAGCATTTCGACAATAAGTTGACGCCTGAGGTTCGGGCGCAGATAGGAAAAACGGGGTTGTCTGTGGGGGAAGTTGTTATTTTAGCTTCTATCGTTGAACGCGAAGCACGCTATGACGAGGAACGTCCCGTGATCGCGCGCGTGTTTCTCAATCGTATGAAAAAAGGGATGCCGCTTCAATCGTGCGCAACAGTACAGTATATTCTTGATAAAGTGCGTCCTGTTTTGACGATCAAGGATACAAAAGTTTCATCACCATATAATACATATCTTCATGCAGGACTCCCGCCGGGACCAATCGGATGCATTGGGGACAAGTCGCTTCAAGCGGTATTAAATCCTGATGATAATGATTATTTGTATTTTGTTGCGGATAAAGATGGTCATCATCATTTTGGCAGA